One part of the Arabidopsis thaliana chromosome 4, partial sequence genome encodes these proteins:
- a CDS encoding Sulfite exporter TauE/SafE family protein (Sulfite exporter TauE/SafE family protein; FUNCTIONS IN: molecular_function unknown; INVOLVED IN: biological_process unknown; LOCATED IN: endomembrane system, integral to membrane; CONTAINS InterPro DOMAIN/s: Protein of unknown function DUF81 (InterPro:IPR002781); BEST Arabidopsis thaliana protein match is: Sulfite exporter TauE/SafE family protein (TAIR:AT4G21260.1); Has 30201 Blast hits to 17322 proteins in 780 species: Archae - 12; Bacteria - 1396; Metazoa - 17338; Fungi - 3422; Plants - 5037; Viruses - 0; Other Eukaryotes - 2996 (source: NCBI BLink).): MKTLFVLFLLLLCVFAINANQEEENLPQSHHNLLHKVQQWRTSLKESSAAELKLSSAIIMAGVLCFLAALISSAGGIGGGGLFIPIMTIVAGVDLKTASSFSAFMVTGGSIANVISNLFGGKALLDYDLALLLEPCMLLGVSIGVICNRVLPEWLITVLFAVFLAWSSLKTCRSGVKFWKLESEIARESGHGRPERGQGQIEEETKNLKAPLLEAQATKNKSKIPWTKLGVLVIVWASFFVIYLLRGNKDGKGIITIKPCGVEYWILLSLQIPLALIFTKLALSRTESRQEQSPNDQKNQEGTRLDKSTRLKFPAMSFLAGLLGGIFGIGGGMLISPLLLQSGIPPQITAATTSFMVFFSATMSAVQYLLLGMQNTDTAYVFSFICFLASLLGLVLVQKAVAQFGRASIIVFSVGTVMSLSTVLMTSFGALDVWTDYVAGKDMGFKLPC; the protein is encoded by the exons atgaagaccctatttgtcctttttcttctccttctctgtGTTTTCGCGATCAACgcaaatcaagaagaagagaacctACCACAATCTCATCATAATCTGCTTCACAAAGTCCAACAATGGAGAACATCTCTGAAAGAATCAAGTGCTGCAGAACTCAAGCTATCTTCAGCAATCATTATGGCCGGAGTGTTATGTTTCCTAGCTGCCTTAATCTCGAGCGCAGGTGGAATCGGCGGTGGAGGTTTATTCATTCCTATCATGACTATAGTTGCAGGGGTTGACTTGAAAACCGCGTCAAGCTTCTCTGCTTTTATGGTAACCGGGGGATCAATTGCTAATGTAATCAGCAATCTCTTTGGTGGTAAAGCATTGCTTGATTACGACTTAGCCTTGCTTCTTGAGCCTTGTATGCTTTTAGGAGTAAGTATTGGTGTTATCTGCAACAGAGTTTTGCCTGAATGGCTCATCACTGTTCTTTTCGCTGTGTTCCTCGCTTGGTCTAGCTTGAAGACTTGTAGAAGTGGAGTCAAGTTTTGGAAACTTGAGTCTGAGATTGCGAGAGAATCAGGACATGGGAGGCCCGAGAGAGGACAAGGCCAAATAGAGGAGGAGACTAAGAACCTTAAAGCACCTTTACTTGAAGCTCAAGcgaccaaaaacaaatcaaagattCCATGGACGAAACTTGGTGTCTTGGTTATTGTTTGGGcgtctttctttgttatttatcTTCTCCGTGGAAACAAAGATGGCAAG GGAATTATAACTATAAAGCCTTGTGGTGTGGAGTATTGGATTCTGCTTTCACTTCAGATACCTCTTGCTTTGATTTTCACAAAGTTGGCTCTTTCAAGAACCGAAAGTCGCCAAGAACAATCCCCTAACGATCAG AAAAATCAAGAAGGTACAAGACTGGACAAGTCCACGCGGTTAAAGTTCCCGGCGATGTCCTTTTTAGCCGGTTTATTAGGAGGTATATTTGGTATTGGAGGTGGAATGCTTATAagccctcttcttcttcaatctggGATACCACCACAg ATAACAGCAGCGACAACTTCTTTCATGGTGTTCTTCTCAGCAACAATGTCTGCAGTCCAGTACCTGCTACTAGGAATGCAAAACACAGACACAGCTTAtgtattttcctttatttGCTTCCTTGCTTCACTTCTTGGACTGGTTTTGGTTCAGAAAGCTGTAGCTCAGTTTGGAAGAGCTTCCATTATAGTTTTCTCGGTTGGAACCGTGATGTCTCTGAGCACAGTCCTTATGACAAGTTTTGGAGCTCTTGATGTCTGGACTGATTACGTGGCAGGCAAGGACATGGGTTTCAAGCTGCCATGTTAA
- a CDS encoding Sulfite exporter TauE/SafE family protein (Sulfite exporter TauE/SafE family protein; FUNCTIONS IN: molecular_function unknown; INVOLVED IN: biological_process unknown; LOCATED IN: endomembrane system, integral to membrane; CONTAINS InterPro DOMAIN/s: Protein of unknown function DUF81 (InterPro:IPR002781); BEST Arabidopsis thaliana protein match is: Sulfite exporter TauE/SafE family protein (TAIR:AT4G21250.1); Has 1932 Blast hits to 1884 proteins in 489 species: Archae - 59; Bacteria - 1092; Metazoa - 0; Fungi - 0; Plants - 198; Viruses - 0; Other Eukaryotes - 583 (source: NCBI BLink).): MKTLFVLFILILCVFAINANQQEEINQESTQQTHQNLLYKVQKWRTSLKDSSDAELKLSPALVVAGVLCFTAALISSASGIDLKAASSFSAFMVTGGSIANLINNHFGCKKLIDYDLALLLEPCMLLGVSVGVICNKVFPEWLITGLFVVFLMWSSMETCENGHTSWKLSLILREKEDMRDSRLAEVKRRRTIIFFKHLYLKIKKTETKQSFLGRNLGIISIKPCSVEYWILLSLQIPLALVFTILALSRTESLQEQSISNQEAGLLGGIFGIGGGMIISPLLLRAGIPPQVTAATTSFMVFFSATMSGVQYLLLGMQNTEAAYVFSVICFFASTLGLVFAQKVVPHFRRASIIVFLVGTMMYLTTIVMASFGILVFYIDNDAGKDIGFQLPC; encoded by the exons atgaagacactttttgtcctttttattCTCATTCTCTGTGTTTTCGCGATCAACGCTaatcaacaagaagagatcaaTCAAGAGAGCACACAACAGACTCATCAAAATCTGCTCTACAAAGTCCAAAAATGGAGAACATCTTTGAAAGATTCAAGTGATGCAGAACTCAAGTTATCTCCAGCACTCGTTGTGGCTGGAGTCTTATGCTTCACGGCTGCTTTGATTTCGAGCGCAAGTG GGATAGACTTGAAAGCAGCTTCAAGCTTCTCTGCTTTTATGGTAACCGGTGGATCTATAGCGAATCTAATCAACAATCACTTTGGCTGtaaaaaattgattgattACGACTTAGCCTTGCTTCTTGAGCCTTGTATGCTTCTAGGAGTAAGTGTTGGTGTTATCTGCAACAAAGTTTTTCCTGAGTGGCTCATCACTGGTCTTTTCGTGGTGTTCCTCATGTGGTCTTCCATGGAGACTTGTGAAAATGGACATACTTCTTGGAAATTGAGTCTGATATTGCGCGAGAAAGAGGACATGAGAGACTCGAGACTGGCCGAGGTGAAACGGAGGAGGACAATAATATTCTTCAAGCACCTTTActtgaagatcaagaaaacagaaacaaagcaaagctTCCTTGGAAGAAACTTG GGAATCATATCGATAAAGCCTTGCAGTGTGGAGTATTGGATTCTACTGTCACTTCAGATACCTCTTGCCTTAGTTTTCACAATTTTGGCTCTCTCTAGAACCGAAAGTCTCCAAGAACAATCCATAAGCAATCAAGAAG CCGGCTTATTAGGCGGTATATTCGGTATTGGAGGTGGAATGATTATAagccctcttcttcttcgagctGGGATACCACCACAG GTAACAGCAGCAACTACTTCATTCATGGTGTTCTTCTCTGCAACAATGTCTGGCGTTCAGTATTTACTACTAGGAATGCAGAACACAGAAGCAGCTTATGTGTTTTCTGTGATTTGCTTCTTTGCTTCAACTCTCGGACTTGTTTTTGCTCAGAAAGTTGTACCTCACTTTAGAAGAGCTTCCATTATAGTGTTCTTGGTCGGGACAATGATGTATCTGACGACAATCGTTATGGCTTCCTTTGGAATTCTTGTGTTCTATATAGATAATGATGCAGGAAAAGACATTGGTTTCCAACTGCCATGTTAA
- the ATK1 gene encoding kinesin 1 (kinesin 1 (ATK1); CONTAINS InterPro DOMAIN/s: Kinesin, motor region, conserved site (InterPro:IPR019821), Kinesin, motor domain (InterPro:IPR001752); BEST Arabidopsis thaliana protein match is: kinesin 5 (TAIR:AT4G05190.1); Has 113981 Blast hits to 63024 proteins in 3025 species: Archae - 1256; Bacteria - 16796; Metazoa - 54341; Fungi - 9779; Plants - 6646; Viruses - 430; Other Eukaryotes - 24733 (source: NCBI BLink).), with translation MASRNQNRPPRSPNAKKEGLGGISFDKRRKVETQGGTGRRQAFSAVNKQDVTMNSDVGSIEECGKVDFTKDEILALLSERAKAGKFDTKAKIEQMTDIIKRLKVCVKWFQQADETHVQEKENLKVSLESSEQKYNHKELEARTKEEELQATISKLEENVVSLHEKLAKEESSTQDAIECHRREKEARVAAEKVQASLGEELDKVKEEKMAAKQKVTSLEDMYKRLQEYNTSLQQYNSKLQTDLETVRAALTRAEKEKSSILENLSTLRGHSKSLQDQLSSSRVLQDDAIKQKDSLLSEVTNLRNELQQVRDDRDRQVVQSQKLSEEIRKYQENVGKSSQELDILTAKSGSLEETCSLQKERLNMLEQQLAIANERQKMADASVSLTRTEFEEQKHLLCELQDRLADMEHQLCEGELLRKKLHNTILELKGNIRVFCRVRPLLPDDGGRHEATVIAYPTSTEAQGRGVDLVQSGNKHPFTFDKVFNHEASQEEVFFEISQLVQSALDGYKVCIFAYGQTGSGKTYTMMGRPEAPDQKGLIPRSLEQIFQASQSLGAQGWKYKMQVSMLEIYNETIRDLLSTNRTTSMDLVRADSGTSGKQYTITHDVNGHTHVSDLTIFDVCSVGKISSLLQQAAQSRSVGKTQMNEQSSRSHFVFTMRISGVNESTEQQVQGVLNLIDLAGSERLSKSGATGDRLKETQAINKSLSALSDVIFALAKKEDHVPFRNSKLTYLLQPCLGGDSKTLMFVNISPDPTSAGESLCSLRFAARVNACEIGIPRRQTSTKLLDSRLSYG, from the exons ATGGCTTCTCGCAACCAGAATCGTCCTCCTCGCAGTCCAAACGCC AAAAAGGAGGGTCTCGGTGGCATTTCATTTGACAAGCGAAGGAAAGTGGAAACGCAAGGAGGTACTGGGAGAAGACAAGCTTTTTCGGCTGTGAATAAACAAGATGTCACGATGAACAGCGATGTAGGGAGCATTGAAGAATGTGGTAAAGTTGACTTTACAAAAGATGAAATATTGGCGTTGCTCAGTGAGAGAGCAAAAGCTGGAAAGTTTGATACTAAG GCTAAGATTGAGCAAATGACGGATATTATCAAGAGGCTGAAGGTTTGTGTAAAATGGTTCCAACAAGCTGATGAAACCCATGTCCAAGAGAAGGAAAATTTGAAGGTTTCTTTGGAATCTTCAGAACAAAAATACAACCACAAAG AGTTGGAGGCTAGGACAAAAGAGGAAGAGCTACAGGCCACTATCTCAAAGTTGGAAGAGAATGTAGTGTCACTACATGAAAAGCTTGCAAAGGAGGAGTCTAGTACACAG GACGCCATTGAATGtcatagaagagaaaaagaagctagAGTTGCAGCTGAAAAAGTGCAGGCTTCTCTCGGAGAAGAACTTGATAAAGTTAAGGAAGAGAAAATGGCTGCCAAGCAGAAG GTGACGTCACTTGAGGATATGTACAAAAGGCTGCAAGAGTACAACACAAGTTTGCAACAATATAACAGCAAACTTCAGACTGATCTTGAAACAGTTCGAGCTGCACTCACACGTGCTGAAAAAGAGAAGTCAAGCATCCTGGAGAATCTTAGTACACTTAGGGGACACAGCAAGTCGCTGCAGGATCAACTATCTTCAAGCAGA GTGTTGCAAGATGACGCTATAAAACAGAAGGATTCATTGCTTTCGGAAGTTACTAATCTTCGGAATGAGCTCCAACAAGTCCGGGATGACCGTGATCGCCAAGTTGTACAGTCACAGAAGCTGTCTGAGGAGATCAGGAAGTACCAGGAGAATGTCGGAAAGTCATCGCAAGAGCTAGACATCTTGACAGCAAAATCAGGATCGTTGGAG GAGACATGTTCGTTGCAGAAGGAGCGTTTAAATATGTTAGAGCAGCAATTAGCAATCGCCAATGAAAGGCAAAAG ATGGCAGATGCATCAGTATCTCTTACTAGGACAGAGTTTGAGGAGCAGAAGCATCTACTGTGCGAACTACAAGACCGGCTTGCAGACATGGAGCATCAACTGTGTGAGGGAGAGTTATTGCGGAAGAAGCTTCATAACACTATTCTT GAATTAAAAGGAAATATACGTGTCTTCTGCCGAGTGCGTCCCTTGTTACCAGACGATGGAGGACGACATGAAGCAACTGTAATAGCCTATCCTACTTCAACAGAAGCCCAAGGAAGAGGTGTTGATTTGGTTCAGAGTG GGAACAAACATCCTTTCACCTTTGACAAAGTTTTCAACCACGAAGCTTCCCAGGAGGAAGTATTCTTTGAAATATCTCAACTTGTACAGAGTGCATTGGATGGCTATAAG GTTTGTATCTTTGCCTACGGTCAGACCGGTTCTGGAAAGACCTACACCATGATGGGCCGGCCTGAGGCGCCAGATCAGAAAGGACTGATCCCTCGATCACTTGAACAGATATTCCAAGCCAGTCAATCACTCGGTGCACAAGGCTGGAAGTACAAGATGCAG GTATCGATGTTGGAGATATATAATGAGACCATCAGAGATTTGCTCTCTACAAATCGAACAACTTCTATGGACTTGGTGCGAGCAGACAGTGGCACCTCAGGAAAGCAATATACAATCACTCATGACGTAAATGGACACACCCATGTCAGCGACTTGACCATATTTGATGTGTGCAGCGTTGGAAAGATATCCTCACTCTTGCAGCAGGCTGCTCAGAGCAG GTCAGTAGGGAAGACTCAAATGAATGAGCAATCATCTAGAAGTCATTTCGTGTTTACTATGAGGATTTCAGGTGTTAATGAg AGCACCGAACAGCAGGTACAAGGTGTTCTCAACCTAATAGATCTTGCTGGAAGCGAGAGGCTATCGAAGAGTGGGGCAACTGGAGATCGATTAAAAGAGACACag GctataaacaaaagtttatcAGCTTTGAGTGATGTAATATTTGCATTGGCTAAGAAAGAAGATCATGTTCCTTTCAGAAACTCAAAGCTAACATATCTGCTCCAG CCTTGCCTAGGAGGAGATTCAAAGACCTTGATGTTCGTAAACATTTCGCCTGACCCAACTTCTGCTGGAGAGTCTCTTTGCTCACTCCGGTTTGCTGCTAGAGTAAATGCGTGTGAAATTGGTATACCTAGGCGACAAACTTCAACGAAGCTCCTTGACTCTCGCTTAAGCTATGGCTAA
- the PSBQA gene encoding photosystem II subunit QA (photosystem II subunit QA (PSBQA); FUNCTIONS IN: calcium ion binding; INVOLVED IN: response to light stimulus, peptidyl-cysteine S-nitrosylation, response to light intensity; LOCATED IN: in 8 components; EXPRESSED IN: 27 plant structures; EXPRESSED DURING: 15 growth stages; CONTAINS InterPro DOMAIN/s: Photosystem II oxygen evolving complex protein PsbQ (InterPro:IPR008797), Twin-arginine translocation pathway, signal sequence (InterPro:IPR006311); BEST Arabidopsis thaliana protein match is: photosystem II subunit Q-2 (TAIR:AT4G05180.1); Has 207 Blast hits to 207 proteins in 42 species: Archae - 0; Bacteria - 8; Metazoa - 0; Fungi - 0; Plants - 195; Viruses - 0; Other Eukaryotes - 4 (source: NCBI BLink).) — MASMGGLHGASPAVLEGSLKINGSSRLNGSGRVAVAQRSRLVVRAQQSEETSRRSVIGLVAAGLAGGSFVQAVLADAISIKVGPPPAPSGGLPGTDNSDQARDFALALKDRFYLQPLPPTEAAARAKESAKDIINVKPLIDRKAWPYVQNDLRSKASYLRYDLNTIISSKPKDEKKSLKDLTTKLFDTIDNLDYAAKKKSPSQAEKYYAETVSALNEVLAKLG, encoded by the exons atggctTCGATGGGTGGATTACACGGTGCATCTCCGGCGGTTCTTGAAGGAAGCTTAAAGATCAATGGCTCCAGCCGTCTGAATGGCTCTGGAAGAGTGGCGGTGGCTCAAAGGTCTAGACTTGTCGTCAGAGCTCAGCAGAGTGAGGAGACTTCTCGCCGGTCCGTGATTGGGCTTGTTGCTGCTGGTTTAGCTGGTGGCTCGTTTGTTCAGGCTGTCCTCGCCGATGCTATTTCGATCAAAGTTGGCCCTCCTCCAGCTCCTTCCGGTGGCCTTC CTGGGACAGATAACTCAGACCAAGCAAGAGACTTTGCATTGGCATTGAAAGACAGGTTTTACTTACAGCCATTGCCACCAACAGAAGCTGCAGCTAGAGCCAAAGAATCTGCAAAGGATATCATAAATGTGAAGCCATTGATCGACAGGAAAGCTTGGCCATATGTTCAAAACGATCTTCGTTCCAAGGCTTCTTATCTTCGTTATGATCTTAACACAATCATTTCCTCCAAACCCAAGGATGAGAAGAAGTCACTCAAGGATCTCACCACCAAGCTCTTCGATACCATCGACAAT CTGGATTATgcggcgaagaagaagagtccTTCGCAGGCTGAGAAGTACTATGCTGAGACAGTCTCTGCTTTGAACGAAGTTCTTGCCAAGCTTGGTTAA
- the PSBQA gene encoding photosystem II subunit QA (photosystem II subunit QA (PSBQA); FUNCTIONS IN: calcium ion binding; INVOLVED IN: response to light stimulus, peptidyl-cysteine S-nitrosylation, response to light intensity; LOCATED IN: chloroplast thylakoid membrane, chloroplast thylakoid lumen, chloroplast photosystem II, chloroplast, oxygen evolving complex; EXPRESSED IN: 26 plant structures; EXPRESSED DURING: 15 growth stages; CONTAINS InterPro DOMAIN/s: Photosystem II oxygen evolving complex protein PsbQ (InterPro:IPR008797), Twin-arginine translocation pathway, signal sequence (InterPro:IPR006311); BEST Arabidopsis thaliana protein match is: photosystem II subunit Q-2 (TAIR:AT4G05180.1); Has 35333 Blast hits to 34131 proteins in 2444 species: Archae - 798; Bacteria - 22429; Metazoa - 974; Fungi - 991; Plants - 531; Viruses - 0; Other Eukaryotes - 9610 (source: NCBI BLink).): MASMGGLHGASPAVLEGSLKINGSSRLNGSGRVAVAQRSRLVVRAQQSEETSRRSVIGLVAAGLAGGSFVQAVLADAISIKVGPPPAPSGGLPAGTDNSDQARDFALALKDRFYLQPLPPTEAAARAKESAKDIINVKPLIDRKAWPYVQNDLRSKASYLRYDLNTIISSKPKDEKKSLKDLTTKLFDTIDNLDYAAKKKSPSQAEKYYAETVSALNEVLAKLG; encoded by the exons atggctTCGATGGGTGGATTACACGGTGCATCTCCGGCGGTTCTTGAAGGAAGCTTAAAGATCAATGGCTCCAGCCGTCTGAATGGCTCTGGAAGAGTGGCGGTGGCTCAAAGGTCTAGACTTGTCGTCAGAGCTCAGCAGAGTGAGGAGACTTCTCGCCGGTCCGTGATTGGGCTTGTTGCTGCTGGTTTAGCTGGTGGCTCGTTTGTTCAGGCTGTCCTCGCCGATGCTATTTCGATCAAAGTTGGCCCTCCTCCAGCTCCTTCCGGTGGCCTTC CAGCTGGGACAGATAACTCAGACCAAGCAAGAGACTTTGCATTGGCATTGAAAGACAGGTTTTACTTACAGCCATTGCCACCAACAGAAGCTGCAGCTAGAGCCAAAGAATCTGCAAAGGATATCATAAATGTGAAGCCATTGATCGACAGGAAAGCTTGGCCATATGTTCAAAACGATCTTCGTTCCAAGGCTTCTTATCTTCGTTATGATCTTAACACAATCATTTCCTCCAAACCCAAGGATGAGAAGAAGTCACTCAAGGATCTCACCACCAAGCTCTTCGATACCATCGACAAT CTGGATTATgcggcgaagaagaagagtccTTCGCAGGCTGAGAAGTACTATGCTGAGACAGTCTCTGCTTTGAACGAAGTTCTTGCCAAGCTTGGTTAA